The following proteins are encoded in a genomic region of Takifugu rubripes chromosome 21, fTakRub1.2, whole genome shotgun sequence:
- the LOC105418015 gene encoding beta-crystallin B3, which produces MLLCLCLCCPPEEEEQWIRRMSERQSAPEQLAAGKSQGGAGATYKVLLFEFENFQGCKVEFSSDCKDVTEKGLEKVGSIIIESGPWVGYGQRGFAGEQFILEKGEYPRWDTWTNSQSSYSLLSLRPLKVDGSDHKVHLYENPGFTGRKIEIADDDIPSLWVHGFRDRVASVKALNGTWVGYLYPGYRGRQFIFEQGDFKHWNDWEAPDPQIQSLRRVRDMQWHKKGCFIVPDPAPMPGPGPVPDPAPVPPGPPATAGAS; this is translated from the exons atgctgctctgtctgtgtttgtgctgccctcctgaagaggaggagcagtggaTCAGGAGGATGTCGGAGCGGCAGAGCGCCCCGGAACAGCTGGCTGCTGGAAAGAGCCAGGGCGGAGCTGGAGCCACGTACAAG GTGTTGCTGTTTGAGTTTGAGAACTTCCAGGGCTGCAAGGTGGAGTTCTCCTCAGACTGTAAAGACGTGACGGAGAAGGGTCTGGAGAAGGTTGGATCCATCATCATCGAGTCGGGACC CTGGGTCGGCTACGGCCAGCGTGGCTTCGCAGGTGAGCAGTTCATCCTGGAGAAGGGCGAGTACCCGCGCTGGGACACGTGGACCAACAGTCAGAGCAGCTactccctcctgtccctcagaCCTCTCAAAGTG GATGGTTCCGATCACAAAGTGCACCTCTACGAGAACCCTGGATTTACCGGCCGGAAAATAGAGATAGCTGATGATGACATTCCCAGCCTCTGGGTCCACGGTTTCAGGGATCGTGTCGCGAGCGTCAAGGCTCTAAACGGAAC ATGGGTTGGATACTTGTACCCAGGCTACAGGGGGCGCCAGTTCATCTTCGAGCAGGGGGACTTCAAGCACTGGAACGACTGGGAAGCTCCCGACCCCCAGATCCAGTCTCTCCGACGTGTGCGGGACATGCAGTGGCACAAGAAGGGCTGTTTCATCGTCCCAGACCCAGCCCCGATGCCCGGCCCGGGCCCGGTCCCTGACCCTGCCCCAGTACCTCCTGGCCCTCCTGCCACAGCTGGGGCCAGCTGA
- the crybb2 gene encoding beta-crystallin B2 — MTGQLVGLVRTPLNITYILSVSSHREHTGTDRYCFIFADPLKMATDHQNPASKQQQPGASAFKLVIYEQENFQGHCQELTAACNNLQEAGVEKVGSILVLCGPWVGYEQPECKGEQYVFEKGEYPRWDSWTNSRRSDTIAAFRPVKVDSQEHKIVLYENPSFAGKKIEIIDDDVPSFHAHGYQEKVSSVRVQSGTWVGYQYPGYRGYQYLFEKGEYKDSAEFGAQIPQIQSVRRIRDMQWHQRGAFHPIN, encoded by the exons ATGACAGGCCAGTTGGTGGGGCTGGTTCGGACCCCCCTCAACATCACGTATATATTGAGCGTGTCGAGCCATCGCGAACACACTGGCACAGACAGATACTG CTTCATCTTTGCTGATCCATTAAAAATGGCCACGGACCACCAGAACCCTGCatccaagcagcagcagccaggcgCCAGTGCATTCAAG CTGGTTATCTATGAGCAGGAAAACTTCCAGGGACATTGCCAAGAGCTGACGGCTGCCTGCAACAACCTCCAGGAAGCGGGTGTGGAGAAAGTTGGCTCCATACTGGTGCTGTGCGGACC ATGGGTGGGATACGAGCAGCCTGAGTGTAAGGGAGAGCAGTATGTGTTTGAGAAGGGGGAGTATCCTCGCTGGGATTCCTGGACCAACAGCAGGCGTAGTGACACCATTGCTGCATTCCGCCCAGTTAAAGTG GACAGCCAGGAGCACAAAATTGTCCTTTATGAAAATCCCAGCTTTGCAGGGAAGAAGATTGAAATCATAGATGATGATGTCCCTAGCTTCCACGCACACGGCTACCAGGAGAAGGTTTCCTCTGTGAGGGTTCAGAGTGGCAC TTGGGTTGGCTATCAGTACCCAGGCTACAGAGGCTATCAGTATCTCTTTGAGAAGGGAGAGTACAAGGACAGTGCTGAGTTTGGAGCCCAGATCCCTCAGATCCAGTCAGTCCGGCGCATCAGAGACATGCAGTGGCACCAGAGGGGAGCTTTTCATCCCATCAACTAA